The Mercurialis annua linkage group LG8, ddMerAnnu1.2, whole genome shotgun sequence genome window below encodes:
- the LOC126660751 gene encoding probable pectate lyase 13, producing the protein MRSSLKLCGIFLVCFLCLLVTTLAGFSSFNVSLPHQHHDPESVALDVQRSINESITRRQLLSAEQKEECKTGNPIDDCWHCDPNWANNRQRLADCGIGFGQGSLGGRGGQIYVVTDSSDHDPSNPTPGTLRYGVIQNEPLWIIFSSSMTIKLKHELIFNSYKTVDGRGANVHIMGNGCLTLQYVSHIIIHNIHIHHCKPSGNTNIASSPTHVGRRGRSDGDGISIFGSQKIWIDHCSLSYCTDGLIDAIMGSTGITISNNYFSHHDEVMLLGHDDKYVLDTGMQVTIAFNRFGEALVQRMPRCRRGYIHVVNNDFLYWEMYAIGGSANPTINSQGNRYVAPTDPNAKEVTKRVETDEKDWTGWNWRTDGDILVNGAFFVPSGAGASGQYAKASSVEPKSAALITQLTLNAGVFGEARNVDEGINNPGFIGSGTSSGTTNTGSSGGGRDSDYFGMIFGGAAPPPTASTCSIFLSLFIILFLYTIVTSNGALLSSPLLLLLFSL; encoded by the exons ATGAGGAGTTCTCTTAAGTTGTGTGGCATTTTTTTAGTTTGCTTTTTGTGTCTATTGGTTACAACATTGGCTGGTTTTTCATCCTTCAATGTTTCTCTTCCTCACCAGCATCATGACCCTGAATCTGTTGCTTTAGATGTTCAAAG GAGTATCAATGAATCCATTACAAGAAGGCAACTTTTATCAGCAGAACAAAAGGAAGAATGCAAGACCGGAAACCCAATCGACGACTGCTGGCATTGCGACCCGAATTGGGCGAACAACCGGCAAAGGTTAGCCGACTGCGGAATCGGATTCGGCCAAGGTTCATTAGGCGGAAGAGGCGGTCAGATCTACGTCGTAACAGATTCATCCGATCATGACCCGTCAAACCCTACTCCCGGCACGCTCCGTTATGGCGTAATCCAAAATGAACCGCTCTGGATTATATTCTCATCGAGCATGACAATCAAGCTCAAACACGAACTCATCTTCAACAGTTACAAAACCGTCGACGGTCGTGGCGCCAACGTGCACATTATGGGAAACGGGTGTCTCACATTGCAGTATGTCTCCCATATAATCATCCACAACATTCATATCCACCATTGTAAACCATCGGGTAACACGAATATAGCCTCATCGCCTACGCACGTCGGGCGCAGAGGAAGATCAGACGGGGATGGTATCTCAATCTTCGGATCGCAGAAAATATGGATCGATCATTGCTCATTGTCGTATTGTACCGACGGGTTGATCGATGCGATAATGGGATCAACCGGCATTACGATATCAAACAACTATTTTTCACACCATGACGAGGTTATGCTATTAGGGCACGACGATAAGTATGTGTTGGATACGGGAATGCAGGTTACGATAGCGTTTAATCGGTTCGGGGAGGCGCTTGTTCAACGAATGCCGCGGTGTAGAAGAGGTTATATTCATGTGGTGAACAATGATTTTTTGTACTGGGAGATGTATGCAATTGGTGGCAGTGCTAATCCTACTATTAATAGTCAGGGGAATCGGTATGTTGCTCCGACGGATCCTAATGCTAAAGag GTGACAAAGCGCGTGGAAACAGACGAGAAGGATTGGACAGGGTGGAATTGGAGAACAGACGGGGATATTTTGGTAAATGGAGCATTCTTTGTGCCATCAGGAGCTGGGGCAAGTGGTCAGTATGCTAAAGCTTCGAGTGTGGAGCCCAAATCTGCTGCTTTAATCACACAACTCACTCTCAATGCTGGTGTTTTTGGCGAAGCCAg GAACGTTGATGAGGGAATAAATAATCCGGGATTTATTGGCAGTGGGACCAGCTCAGGCACCACCAACACGGGGTCCAGCGGCGGTGGCCGTGACAGCGACTACTTCGGAATGATATTCGGCGGCGCCGCTCCACCGCCCACCGCATCCACTTGCTCTATCTTTTTGtctctttttatcattttatttttgtatacaATTGTCACCAGCAATGGTGCTTTGTTATCTTCTCCCCttctattattattgttttcattaTAG